From the genome of Desulfobulbaceae bacterium:
ATCGGCCCATTTGTATAGTGGGGTATAGCGAATGGGCCTCTTTTTCACCTTTATAGATTTGCTGAAGAGTTATGTTCGGACTCTGTTTGTTTTTTGGTTTTGAGTGGGATAGTGAACAAAAAAAACGAACGTGGACTACCCTTTCAAAGAATGGATTCATTATATACAATGGTACAAGACTATTTATCCTTTATGCCGACAGCCGATCATGCTGCGGTAAAAAAACTTCGTGCCAAATTAAATGAAAGGTTCTGGCAGGACAAGAAGGGATTTCTCCGCTTTCGTCAGCCGTTTGATTCTGTTTCTAATATTACTGCTCAGTCGGTAGATTTTTTGCACGATGTGGTATGCATCGGGGCGGAGGGAGATCTTGGACACGAAGATCTCCGGAGGGTAGATGCTGCGATGCGTGCCTTTATGCCATGGCGGAAAGGGCCATTTGAGGTATTTGGGATCACCATTGATGCCGAGTGGCGAAGTGATCGTAAATGGGGGAGGGTTTTGTCTGCGCTTCCCGATCTCGATGGCAAGGTGGTTGCGGATATAGGGTGTAATAATGGCTACTATATGTTTCGGATGGCGGCCAAGCGTCCAGCCGTGGTCCTTGGCTTCGAACCTTCAGTACAGCATTATTTCGCCTTTAAAACATTGAATAGTCTGGCTGATCAAAAAAATCTTTACATAGAGCCTTTTGGAGTGGAAAATATCGGCCTTTTTCCGGCCTGTTTCGATCTCGTTTTTTTAATGGGGATTATTT
Proteins encoded in this window:
- the cmoB gene encoding tRNA 5-methoxyuridine(34)/uridine 5-oxyacetic acid(34) synthase CmoB; the protein is MVQDYLSFMPTADHAAVKKLRAKLNERFWQDKKGFLRFRQPFDSVSNITAQSVDFLHDVVCIGAEGDLGHEDLRRVDAAMRAFMPWRKGPFEVFGITIDAEWRSDRKWGRVLSALPDLDGKVVADIGCNNGYYMFRMAAKRPAVVLGFEPSVQHYFAFKTLNSLADQKNLYIEPFGVENIGLFPACFDLVFLMGIIYHRISPVEMLKEIKQSIKPGGTLIVESQAIPGELPVALFPEKTYAKVPGTYFVPTSSCLVNWLLRAGFVDVEVFAEHPMGPEEQRRTDWMTFESFSDFVDPENSHLTIEGYPAPWRVYVKARG